One Nocardiopsis gilva YIM 90087 genomic window, CGCCCAACAGCGCCAAATCCACTCCGCAATCGCCGCCATGACCGCCATCGCCCAACGCTCCGCCGACGGCTCCCTCACCCGCATCGACCCCGCCCGCGCCGACGACATCCCACCGCGCGGCGCCCCCATCCCCAGCAACGACCGCGCTCTGACCGCCGGCCCCGCCGACACCCTCGACTGACCCCCACCCCGAACACACCAGTGGCCTGCGAGTCCCGACCTCCAGACCCGCAGGCCACCCATGCCCTCGTCGTCAACCCCCCTCACGGGGCCTCAACCGCGGAAATCACATAGCGAGCCACCGACGCACCCACGATCGCCGCCTGCTGCTCCGACGTCGGCCCCGACCCCCGGAAGCGCTCCAGATCCTCCGCACGCTCCCACCGCTCATACACATTGATCCGGCCCGGCTCCACCAGGTCCGGTGACAACGCGAAGTCCCAACACCCCGCCGCCGACCGCGCCTGCTCCACCACGCCCCGGCACCCCTCCAGGTACGCGGCCCGCTCCCCCGGATCCACCTCGATATGACCAGCGACGATCAACACACCCGCCACCCCTCTCCAATCCCGCGACAACACGTGCCAAGCGCCGCCACCGTAACCACCCCCACCGACAAACCCCACACACCACCAACACCCACCTCCAGCCCCACACGCCCCGCGTTTGGCAGCAGTCACACCACGGGTACAAACCATCCCTAACCACCCCACACCAGCCGCTACCCCTGCCCCGGAAACGGCCCACCATGACCACCACCGCCATCGCCACCCGCTACCACCACTTCGCCACCCACGAAGCCACCACCTCCCCCTCTACACCGAACTCGCCCACGGCATCGCCGCCGACCCCACCCTCCTCGCCCTCCTCAACACCCTCCCCCGCGCTGCCACCAGCCCAACCTCCTCTTCGCCGCCACCCGCCACCTCACCGGCACCCCCACCTCCTTCCCCCAACTCCGCCGCACCCTCCTCGACAACTGGCACCACATCGCCCCCCTCATGCAACACCGCCGCACCCAAACCAACGAACCCGCCCGCTGCGCACCCCTCCACCCCCTCCTCACCGCCCTCCCCAACCCCTCACCCTCATCGAAGTCGGCGCCTCCGCCGGCCTCTGCCTCTACCCCGACCGCTACGCCTACGACACCAACGGCCACCTCACCGGCGACCCCCACTCCCCCTCCGCATCACCGCACCCGCCACCGGCCCCACCCCACCCACACACCCCCACCTCGACATCGCCGCACGCATCGGCATCGACCTCAACCCCTCGACATCAACGACCCCGACGACACACGCTGGCTCCACAGCCTCATCTGGCCCGAACACCACCAACGCACCAAACGCCTCGACGCCGCCCTCACCATCGCCCGCGCCGACCCGCCCCACCTCATCCAAGGCGACCTCAACCAGCGCCTCCCCGACGCCATCGCCCAAGCCCCGCCACCAGCACCGTCGTCGTCTTCCACACCATCGTCCTCAGCTACCTGACCGACGACGAACGCCACCGCTTCACCGAACAGATCCGCGCCCTCGACGTCCACTGGCTCGCCCAAGAACCCCCGCCGCCCTCCCCCACATCACCGCCCCGAACCCGACCCCCGCCCCGGCTACACCCACCTCCTCACCCACAACGAGCGCCCCCTCGCCTACACCGACCCCCACACCGGCGCCGCCCACTGGTTCACCTGACCCGCCCCGAACACACGTGTCCCCGGCGGCCACAACCGGCCACCGGGGACACACCACACCTCCGCGCTACCGAACTCAGCGCATCGACATCAGCGCACCAGCGAATCCAACAACCGCTCCAACTCCCCCTCCGGATCATCGGTCAACCCGGTGTGAATCGGCCCCGGCTGCACAATCGTGCTGCGCGGCGACGTCAGCCAACGGAACCTCCGCCCCGCCGACTCACCCCCCGCCGCACCCGCAGCACCACCGCCCTGGCACACCGCCTCCACCGCATCCAGAGCCCGACGCACCCCCGCCACATCCACCGAGGCGTCCAACGCCGACAACCGACCCTCATCCAACGCACACCGCGCCGCCAAGAACCCCCGCGCCTGGCAGTACACGATCACCCCCGCATTGACCTGCTCACCGCGCTCCACCCGCGGAACCACCCGCACCAGCGCGTACTCGAACACCACCTGCGTCACCGGGCCACCTCCGGCAACCAGCCGCGCTCCGCCACCCGCGCCAGCAAATGCGCAACGAACGCCTCACGCACCTCCTGCACCGAACCGAACCCCGGCTCCTCCACCAGCCACTCATCCGGCACCAGGGCCGTCACCTCCGACAGCAGCTCCTCCGTCACCAACGGCGCCAGCACCGCATCCGCCGCCACCACATCCGGCCCCGCCGGAAGCAGCACATGCTCCGACGCGTCATAGGCCCGCGCCACAGCACCGTCCGACCCCCGCCAGTTGTGCTGAAAGATCAGCGTCGCCCCGTGGTCGATGAGGTACGGCGCACCATGCCACACCAGCATGTTCGGGTTCCGCCACGTCCGATCCACGTTGCCGACCAGTGCGTCGAACCACAGCACCCGCCCGGCGAACGCCGCGTCCACCTCAAAGGCCAGCGGATCGAACCCCAGCGACCCCGGCAGAAAGTCCATCCCCAGGTTCAGCCCACCACTGGCCTTCAGCAGCTCCTGCACCTCCGGATCGGGCTCACCGCGACCGATCACCGCGTCGAACTCCACCAGCACCAGCTCCGGAACCGGCAACCCCAACGCCCGACCCAGCTCACCCGAGACCACCTCGGCGACCAGCGTCTTGCGCCCCTGCCCCGCACCCCGGAACTTCACCACGTACATGCCCAGGTCATCAGCCTCGACCAGACCTGGCAACGATCCACCTTCGCGCAACGGCAGCACGTACCGCGTCGCGGAAACTTCTCTCAACACGCCGATCAGCATACGGTCGCGCCCCTCCGCTAGATTGCGGACATGCGGCTCAGTGACGACCAACTCACCCACGACATCACCACCGCCCTCGCCGGCCTCCCCGGCGTCCAAGCCGTCACCTCGGCGGATCGCGCGCCACCGGCACCCACACCCCCGACAGCGACTTCGACTTCGCCATCTACTACCGCCGCGACTTCGACCCCGACCACCTGCGCGCCCTCGGCTGGGACGGGCAGGTCTTCGAGATCGGCGCATGGGGCGGCGGGATCTTCAACGGAGGCGCCTGGATCACCTACGACGACCGGCACGTCGACGTGCACTACCGCGACCTCGACGACGTGGAGCACCGCATCGCCGAAGCCCGCCATGGACGCTTCGACGTCGAACTCCTCGCCTTCCACCTCGCCGGGATCCCCACCTACCTCGTCGTCGCCGAACTCGCGGTCAACCGCGTCCTCCACGGTGACCTGCCGCGACCGGAGTACCCCGAGGCGCTGCGCCACGCGGCGCCCGCCCGGTGGTGGGGCCAGGCCGAACTGACGCTCGCCTACGCCCGAACCGCACACGCCCAGCGGGGCCATGTGACCGAGACGGCCGGAGCGATCGCCACGGCCGCGGCACAGAGCGCGCACGCCATCCTGGCCGGCCGGGGGACCTGGGTGACCAACGAGAAGCGGCTGCTGGACCTGGCCGACCTGCGCGGCATCGACAAGATCTGCTCCGACCTGGATCCGGCCCCGTCGGCTCTGGTGGACGGTGTGGACGCGGCGGCACGGCTCCTCGGCGAGGCCGTGGAGGAGGCGCGGCGACAGGCGGAGGGATAGCGGAGCGGTCGCGGGCGGGCGGCGCTGCCCCGCTGTCCTGCCGGGGCCCTAGCGGGCCGCTGTGCGGGAACCCGCCCATCCCAGGACGCGGCCGGTGAAGGCGACGGCCAGCTCATTCCACCGGCCGATCCGCACCATGGGGTGGGAGTCCACGTGGACGGGGACGAAGTCGGCGCTTGCCGCGACACCGCGGGCCCGGTCCACGTAGGCACGCGAGTCGGCCGGGCTGGTGGTGATGTCGAAGTCGGCGTGGGCGATGAGCAGGTGCCGATCCCGCAGCGGCTCCACGGGGTCGCCGTCGCAGATCCAGGGAGCAAGCCCCAGCACGCCCCGCACCCGTTGGGCGTCGGCGGCCTGGAGCACGGCGCGCCCGCCCATCGAATGGCCGGTGGTGACCACCGGGATCGGCCCGAAGCGGCGCTCGATCTCCTCCAGTGCCTGCCGTGTGTCGACCACGGCGTCAGCGGCGGTGCCGTTCCAGCCCCGCACGCGTAGCCGCAACCGCAGCACGAGCAGGCCGGAGTCGGACCAGGCACGGCGCAGCGCCCACGCGAACGGGATCATCCGCAGTACGGCGCCTTCCCAGGGGGTGGTCGGCACGGTGCTGGTGACGTCGCCGCCATGGAGGATCAGGACAGCTCCTCGCGGCTGGCGCGTCTCTCCGGAGACAGTCAACCATGGGCCGTTCGTCCCGATTCGCCAGGTTCGTTCCTGGGGCATGCAACCGTCCTTTGGGCGCTTAAGGAGAAGGGTGCGGCGTAGCCGCTCCATTTATCTTGGCGTGGTTCTGGTAGTGACCAGTACAGGCGCCTTTACAATGTAGATTTATAAGGGATTTCCAAGGAGGTGCCGCTACGCCGCACGCCCGAAACCGGCCTCCTCACCGCCGGACACCCTCCCGCACTACGGAGACGGCGACACGAAGACCTCGTACTCCACATGCTCGTGCGGATACCCGTCCCCCATGACCCGGCGCCGATGCACACCCGACGCACGAAACCCGCACTTCGAATAGAAACGGTGAGACTGCGGCGTGTCCCGCAGCGTCCAGGCGTGGACGTGCCGGAATCCCGCGGCGGACAAGTGCGCGAGCACGGCATCCATCAGCTGCCCAGCCAGGCCGCTCCCCCACGCGTCGGGGTGGCTGTAGAACGCGAAGATCTCGGCCACCCCCGTACGCGTCGGCGACGGCCCGGCGTAGCCGAACGCCAAAGCCCTGCCGTCGATGCGGGCCACCAGGAGAACGTCGCCGCTGCCCCCCAGTCCCGCGATCACCGGCAGCCACTTGGTTCGCTGCTGGCGGGCCATCGCGGCGAGGTACTCGGGTGCGAACAGGCCCCGGTAAGCCACGCGCCACGCCGTCGCGTGGATCTCTCCCACAGCCTCGGCGTCATCGAGCGTGGCCGGCGTGATCACCGGCGTCCCGCAGTCACGGCCGCGACCGCCGCCCTCCCGCGGCGACGAATCCGACATGTGCCCAGGCTCGCACACGCCCACCGGACGGGCCCATGCTCCAGCGGCCGACCTACGACGGGGGCCGCCCGCAGCAGCGCGGGGCGGCGATCCCGTGAAGCCAGCGACAGGGGCGCCGCCGCGTCACTATCGTCAACCGGGATGCCCCATCGGGAGCACGCCTCGGTCTGCCTCTCCACCTGCGAAGGAGCGCGCCATGTTCGTGATCGCCCATGTGAGCGACCCCCACATCGACACCACGGAGCGCAGCCGCCGACGATTCGGCCGCGTGTTGGACCACCTGACCGCCCTGACGCGCCCGGTGGACGCCATCCTGCTCAGCGGCGACGTCGCCGATCACGGGGCGGCCGAGGAATACGCGCTCGTGGCGAAGCTGCTGGGCCAGTCCGCCCCCGTGCTCATCTGCCCGGGCAACCACGACGACCGCGACGCGCTTCGGGAATCGGCGCTGCTCCCCCGGTCCGCCCTCGCTTTTCCCGACCAGCCCGGAGCACCCCTGCATCAGGTGCGCCAGGTCGGCGACATGTTGTTCGTGCTGCTCGACGTCACCGTCCCCGGTGAGCCTCACGGTGAGCTGCGGGCGGACGGTGTCACCTGGCTGCGCGCGCGGCTGGCGTCCGCGCCAGCGGGATCACCCGTCTTCATCGCCCTCCACCATCCTCCAGCGACGCTCGGCCACCCCGGCATCGACGACATGGGGCTGCGCGACGGCGCTCCGCTGGCGACCGTGATCGAGGAGTTCCCCGACGTCGTCGCGGTCCTGACGGGGCACGCGCACACCGCTGTGTCCACGACCTTCGCCGGTCGCCCGCAGGTCGGCGCGCCCGGCATCAATTCCACCCTGCGCCTGCCGTGGGAGGCCGGCGACGGCGGAACCGGCCGTACCGACCACAGTGCCCCGCCGGGCCTGGCATTCCACCTGCTCGACGGTGATCGGCGGCTGATCACCCACTTCCGGACGCTGGCCTGAGCGGCCCGGCAACCGGAAGCGGCCGGTCAGGGGCGTGTCCGCATGTGGGAGCAGAGGACGTGGCGCAGCGGCTCCGGTGTAGTGAAGTGGTGTGGAGCGGAATCCACACCACTTCCTTTACGTGGATTTCTTGAAGTGATTGGGGGCCGAGCGGCTGTGCCGGTTATGGCGTCGCAGCCAGCGCCGGGACCGGCCGGGGCGTGAGCGCCACCGCTGTCCCGGGCGTCAGGTCGGCGATCAGGGAACCGGCCACCTGCGCCACCACCAGACGGCCATCAGCCAGGCGCACCTGTACCCGGGCCAGCGACCCCAGGAAGCTCGACGCGACGACGCGCGCCGTCGCCGTCGCGTCGACGGCCAGCTCCAGCGCCTCGGGGCGCAGGAGCACGGTCACCTCCTCCCCTACGGCCGACCCCTCCAGCAGTGGGACGCGCCCACCCAGCACCTCCGCGTAGCCGTCGGCCGCGCGCCCCGGTACGCGGTTGGTCAGCCCCACGAAGTCGGCCACGAACTCGGTGGTGGGACGCGCGTAGATCGTGCCGGGGTCGGCGATCTGCTCCAGCCGCCCGGCACGCATCACGCCCACCCGGTCGGCCATGGCCAGGGCCTCCTCCTGGTCATGGGTGACGAACAAGGTCGTGGTCCCCACCTCCAGCTGGATGCGCCGGATCTCGTCGCGCAGCTGAGCGCGGACCTTCGCGTCCAGTGCCGACAGCGGCTCGTCGAGCAGTAGTACCCGCGGCTCGATGGCCAGCGCCCGGGCGATCGCCACGCGCTGCTGCTGGCCGCCCGACAGCTGGTGCGGGTAGCGCGCGGCGTGGGCCGACAGGCCTACCAGTTCCAGCAGTTCGCCCGCCCGTGCCCGGCGCTCGCCGGTGCCGCGACCGCGCAGCCGCAGGCCGAAGGCCACGTTGTCCACCGCTGTCATGTTGGGGAACAGGCTGTAGGCCTGGAAGACCATCCCCATGTCGCGGCGGTTCGCGGACAGGTGGGTAATGTCCTGGCCACCCACGTGCACCGAGCCCGCATCGGCGCGCTCCAGCCCGGCCAGCACCCGCATGGCGGTGGTCTTTCCGCACCCCGAGGGACCGAGTAGCGCCACCAGCTCTCCCGGCGCCATGTGCAGGTCGAAGCCGTCCAGCGCGCGCACTCCGGAGAAGGAGCGCACCAGCCCCGTCAACTCGACCGGAACGCCCCGCGCCCCGGTCCGCTCGGACGCGTCCGCAGCCGTCGTCATCGTCGTCTCTTCTCTTTCCGTCGATCGCGTGGACACGTTCTCTCCCCGGGTTGCCGGTGTCGCCCGCAACAGCGCCCCTCCCT contains:
- a CDS encoding putative quinol monooxygenase, producing the protein MLIVAGHIEVDPGERAAYLEGCRGVVEQARSAAGCWDFALSPDLVEPGRINVYERWERAEDLERFRGSGPTSEQQAAIVGASVARYVISAVEAP
- a CDS encoding DUF2332 family protein; the protein is MNDPDDTRWLHSLIWPEHHQRTKRLDAALTIARADPPHLIQGDLNQRLPDAIAQAPPPAPSSSSTPSSSAT
- a CDS encoding DUF3037 domain-containing protein, translating into MTQVVFEYALVRVVPRVERGEQVNAGVIVYCQARGFLAARCALDEGRLSALDASVDVAGVRRALDAVEAVCQGGGAAGAAGGESAGRRFRWLTSPRSTIVQPGPIHTGLTDDPEGELERLLDSLVR
- a CDS encoding HipA family kinase codes for the protein MLIGVLREVSATRYVLPLREGGSLPGLVEADDLGMYVVKFRGAGQGRKTLVAEVVSGELGRALGLPVPELVLVEFDAVIGRGEPDPEVQELLKASGGLNLGMDFLPGSLGFDPLAFEVDAAFAGRVLWFDALVGNVDRTWRNPNMLVWHGAPYLIDHGATLIFQHNWRGSDGAVARAYDASEHVLLPAGPDVVAADAVLAPLVTEELLSEVTALVPDEWLVEEPGFGSVQEVREAFVAHLLARVAERGWLPEVAR
- a CDS encoding alpha/beta fold hydrolase, whose amino-acid sequence is MPQERTWRIGTNGPWLTVSGETRQPRGAVLILHGGDVTSTVPTTPWEGAVLRMIPFAWALRRAWSDSGLLVLRLRLRVRGWNGTAADAVVDTRQALEEIERRFGPIPVVTTGHSMGGRAVLQAADAQRVRGVLGLAPWICDGDPVEPLRDRHLLIAHADFDITTSPADSRAYVDRARGVAASADFVPVHVDSHPMVRIGRWNELAVAFTGRVLGWAGSRTAAR
- a CDS encoding GNAT family N-acetyltransferase, whose product is MSDSSPREGGGRGRDCGTPVITPATLDDAEAVGEIHATAWRVAYRGLFAPEYLAAMARQQRTKWLPVIAGLGGSGDVLLVARIDGRALAFGYAGPSPTRTGVAEIFAFYSHPDAWGSGLAGQLMDAVLAHLSAAGFRHVHAWTLRDTPQSHRFYSKCGFRASGVHRRRVMGDGYPHEHVEYEVFVSPSP
- a CDS encoding metallophosphoesterase; the protein is MFVIAHVSDPHIDTTERSRRRFGRVLDHLTALTRPVDAILLSGDVADHGAAEEYALVAKLLGQSAPVLICPGNHDDRDALRESALLPRSALAFPDQPGAPLHQVRQVGDMLFVLLDVTVPGEPHGELRADGVTWLRARLASAPAGSPVFIALHHPPATLGHPGIDDMGLRDGAPLATVIEEFPDVVAVLTGHAHTAVSTTFAGRPQVGAPGINSTLRLPWEAGDGGTGRTDHSAPPGLAFHLLDGDRRLITHFRTLA
- a CDS encoding ABC transporter ATP-binding protein, whose protein sequence is MTTAADASERTGARGVPVELTGLVRSFSGVRALDGFDLHMAPGELVALLGPSGCGKTTAMRVLAGLERADAGSVHVGGQDITHLSANRRDMGMVFQAYSLFPNMTAVDNVAFGLRLRGRGTGERRARAGELLELVGLSAHAARYPHQLSGGQQQRVAIARALAIEPRVLLLDEPLSALDAKVRAQLRDEIRRIQLEVGTTTLFVTHDQEEALAMADRVGVMRAGRLEQIADPGTIYARPTTEFVADFVGLTNRVPGRAADGYAEVLGGRVPLLEGSAVGEEVTVLLRPEALELAVDATATARVVASSFLGSLARVQVRLADGRLVVAQVAGSLIADLTPGTAVALTPRPVPALAATP